In the genome of Rhodoplanes sp. Z2-YC6860, one region contains:
- a CDS encoding GIY-YIG nuclease family protein — protein sequence MSEFFVYILANRYRGTMYVGVTNDLSQRMSQHKSGAVPGFTRQYKVTRLVYVEPYASILEARARENTLKRWRREWKFQLIEAQNPEWNDLTDQIV from the coding sequence ATGTCCGAATTCTTCGTCTACATCCTCGCAAACCGATATCGGGGCACGATGTATGTCGGCGTGACGAACGATTTGAGCCAGCGAATGAGCCAGCACAAATCGGGCGCAGTTCCGGGATTTACGCGCCAGTACAAGGTTACTCGCCTTGTTTATGTGGAGCCGTATGCTTCGATTTTGGAGGCGCGCGCTCGCGAGAACACGCTGAAACGGTGGCGGCGCGAGTGGAAATTCCAGCTGATCGAAGCGCAAAACCCCGAGTGGAATGACTTGACCGACCAGATCGTGTGA